The Ptychodera flava strain L36383 unplaced genomic scaffold, AS_Pfla_20210202 Scaffold_150__1_contigs__length_94849_pilon, whole genome shotgun sequence genome has a segment encoding these proteins:
- the LOC139126887 gene encoding uncharacterized protein, translated as MNNKWYRGISFNKDWRNPLSRIDEGDECISDEDGTRHESDKQKTEPQDDARNIESQDNAGNSKSRDNAENTESQDNSGNADAEDDDNNSEEQQGMFMDTCLQPVDIAQEVLDQHFDKIYCVAPAERNHPVEMLNDESNEAKSFPVLYPTGSPTFLDSREVRITLARYLHNRLMNVDSRFARNSDFIFYAQCLSEVQQVLSNVSIAMRKGSSKTCSENITAASLTDEQSLKKILNYDEGYKFLKPIRGTPPYWQSAQKDLFAMVRQLGIPTWFCSFSSADMRWPEMVDSILEAQGDIRKAEELDWSEKCAVLRDNPVTAARMFDQRFHYFLTQVIMSPAEPIGKIEDYFYRVEFQQRGSPHTHCLFWVKDAPKVDKDDDDDVTSFVDKYVTCEMPCSEYDEELHEIVNSVQKHSTRHSKSCRKHGTDCRFNFPRPPSEKTFIARPDTDAQLPEVIRKAVSDLDKALSGINSSSTESSVEFYEVDEVESEQAPKVVSKAEAKKILSKIWTALSDSEKTFSTVESLFTSIGVTQDLFERACSVLTKKTSVVLKRESSDVWVNQYNKDLLRCWNANMDIQFVVDAYSCIVYIISYISKAEREMGLLLDHAQKEASKEDNADAKKALRRLGLLYVNNREVSAQEAVYRVCNLRLKEGSRKVHFIPTGDNPIKMSLPLEILQMRSEEGDLNEEEIWMTSIIDRYKNRPDGDIFDEMCLASFVSEYRIMSSSEVSNTCSKKNVVKLKNGFGHMKKRTRTAPAVVRYARFSAMKQPEKYYQSILQLFLPYQFDAQLKPDNFNSYEEFYNTGAVKCGSKAVERVKAIVERNRAVFEKEADVLDSAEEILRTSDNLEDAWAQIHPESEIDRLESLQERKDNYVSDEGENDESIPDLLEKKQKVSASEVTFSIAIDAQLPYQPLGEEKINTLRSKLSSLQILIIDEISMVDKKLLGYVHGRLRQIKQTGDQLPFGGVAVIGVGDFYQLPPVKGKALYVNSEGVDLWNDYFSIAELTEVVRQQDSEFAETLNVIRKRQKSDDLDAHVVTMLQNCETGEEGKGIHIFATNRKVDECNIRKLHSLSSDVICINAQDLYRDPKTKKLVKGAISTHLWTNHNERGMFHSQTKATFTSVCNSATGEVTESSHDSNLDNCNRRILKLFIFIARKIFLQMIRADDKSGH; from the exons ATGAACAATAAGTGGTACAGAGGTATTTCTTTCAATAAAGATTGGAGGAATCCATTGTCCAGAATTGATGAAGGAGATGAATGTATTTCTGATGAAGATGGTACAAGACATGAGAGTgataaacaaaagacagaaccACAGGATGACGCTAGAAATATTGAATCACAGGATAATGCTGGAAATAGCAAATCGAGAGATAATGCTGAGAATACAGAATCACAGGATAATTCAGGGAATGCAGACGCAGaggatgatgataataatagtgAAGAGCAGCAAGGAATGTTCATGGATACATGTCTTCAACCTGTTGACATAGCTCAGGAAGTTCTTGAtcagcattttgacaaaatctattGTGTTGCTCCTGCAGAAAGAAACCATCCTGTTGAAATGTTAAATGATGAAAGTAATGAAGCAAAGTCTTTCCCTGTATTGTACCCTACTGGGTCACCAACTTTTCTGGACAGTCGCGAAGTGAGAATTACACTTGCACGATATCTTCATAATCGTTTGATGAATGTAGATAGTAGGTTTGCGAGAAACAGTGACTTCATATTTTATGCTCAGTGTTTATCAGAGGTGCAACAAGTGTTGTCAAATGTGTCTATAGCAATGCGGAAAGGGTCTAGCAAAACATGCAGTGAAAATATAACTGCTGCAAGTTTAACAGATGAACAATCactaaagaaaattttaaattatgatgaaggTTACAAATTTCTGAAACCAATCCGAGGAACACCACCTTATTGGCAAAGTGCACAGAAAGATCTGTTTGCAATGGTGAGGCAGCTAGGTATTCCGACGTGGTTTTGCTCATTTTCATCTGCTGATATGAGATGGCCTGAGATGGTTGATAGTATTCTTGAAGCACAAGGTGATATTCGCAAAGCAGAAGAGCTGGACTGGTCAGAGAAATGTGCTGTGTTAAGAGATAACCCTGTAACAGCTGCTCGAATGTTTGATCagagatttcattactttttgaCACAAGTAATAATGTCACCAGCAGAACCTATTGGTAAAATTGAAGATTACTTTTATCGAGTTGAGTTCCAGCAACGTGGTTCACCACATACACATTGTCTGTTTTGGGTGAAGGATGCACCAAAAGTAgacaaagatgatgatgatgatgtcacttcatttgttgacaaatatgtGACTTGTGAAATGCCATGCTCAGAATATGATGAAGAACTTCATGAAATTGTAAACAGTGTTCAAAAACACAGCACACGGCATTCAAAATCTTGTAGAAAACATGGTACCGATTGTAGATTCAACTTTCCCAGACCACCTTCTGAAAAAACGTTTATTGCTCGACCTGACACTGATGCTCAGTTGCCTGAAGTCATAAGAAAGGCTGTTAGTGATTTAGATAAAGCACTCAGTGGAATCAATTCCAGTAGTACAGAAAGTTCTGTTGAATTCTATGAAGTAGACGAAGTTGAATCAGAACAAGCACCAAAAGTAGTAAGTAAAGCTGAAGCCAAAAAAATTCTCTCCAAAATCTGGACTGCACTTTCAGATTCTGAGAAGACTTTCTCAACAGTTGAATCTTTGTTTACTAGCATCGGAGTTACACAAGACTTGTTTGAGAGGGCATGCAGTGTATTAACTAAGAAAACGAGTGTGGTCTTGAAAAGGGAATCAAGTGATGTGTGGGTAAACCAATACAACAAGGACTTGTTACGATGTTGGAATGCTAATATGGATATACAATTTGTTGTTGATGCATATAGTTGCATTGTGTACATTATTAGTTACATATCCAAAGCTGAAAGAGAAATGGGCTTATTGTTGGATCATGCACAAAAGGAAGCTTCTAAAGAGGATAATGCAGATGCCAAGAAAGCACTTAGACGATTGGGATTGTTATATGTTAATAATCGAGAAGTGAGTGCCCAAGAGGCTGTGTATAGAGTGTGCAACTTGAGGTTGAAAGAAGGATCGAGAAAAGTACACTTTATCCCAACAGGGGATAACCCTATCAAAATGAGTTTACCTCTTGAAATTCTACAAATGAGAAGTGAAGAAGGTGATCTTAATGAGGAGGAAATCTGGATGACTAGCATCATAGATCGTTATAAAAACAGACCAGATGGAgatatatttgatgaaatgtgtcTTGCTAGTTTTGTATCTGAGTACAGAATAATGTCGTCATCAGAGGTGTCAAATACATGTTCAAAGAAGAATGTAGTTAAACTGAAAAATGGTTTTGGTCATATGAAGAAAAGAACTCGAACTGCTCCAGCTGTGGTGAGATATGCAAGGTTTTCAGCAATGAAACAGCCAGAGAAGTATTATCAAAGCATTCTTCAACTGTTTCTGCCATATCAGTTTGATGCTCAGTTAAAACCTGACAACTTTAATTCATATGAAGAATTCTATAACACTGGTGCAGTGAAGTGTGGTAGCAAAGCTGTAGAAAGGGTGAAGGCTATAGTTGAAAGGAATAGAGCAGTCTTTGAAAAAGAAGCTGATGTACTGGATTCAGCAGAGGAGATCCTTCGAACAAGTGATAACTTGGAAGATGCATGGGCTCAAATTCATCCAGAGTCTGAAATAGATAGATTAGAAAGTTTACAAGAGAGGAAGGACAATTATGTGTCAGATGAAGGAGAAAATGATGAATCTATACCTGACTTGCTGGAGAAAAAACAGAAAGTGTCAGCCTCAGAAGT TACCTTCTCAATAGCTATTGATGCACAACTGCCATATCAACCGCTCGGAGAAGAAAAGATTAACACATTGAGATCTAAGCTTAGCAGTCTTCAAATTctcattattgatgaaatttctaTGGTTGATAAGAAACTACTTGGCTATGTTCACGGAAGGTTGAGACAAATTAAACAGACTGGTGATCAGTTGCCATTTGGTGGTGTAGCAGTGATTGGTGTAGGTGATTTTTACCAATTACCACCAGTGAAAGGAAAGGCATTGTATGTGAACAGTGAAGGAGTTGATCTCTGGAATGATTACTTTTCCATTGCTGAACTGACTGAAGTAGTGAGACAGCAAGACTCTGAATTTGCTGAAACATTGAACGTAATCAGAAAAAGACAGAAATCTGATGATTTAGATGCTCATGTTGTTACTATGCTTCAAAATTGTGAAACTGGTGAGGAGGGTAAAGGAATTCATATTTTTGCAACCAACCGAAAAGTTGATGAATGTAACATTAGAAAACTTCACTCGTTAAGTTCAGATGTAATTTGTATTAATGCACAGGATTTGTACAGAGATcccaaaacaaagaaattagtCAAA GGTGCAATATCAACTCACCTATGGACTAATCACAATGAAAGAGGCATGTTTCATTCTCAAACTAAAGCAACTTTCACATCAGTGTGCAACAGTGCCACGGGAGAGGTAACTGAGAGTTCACATGATTCTAATTTGGATAACTGTAACAGAAGGATACTCaagttatttattttcattgccaGGAAGATATTTCTGCAGATGATAAGAGCAGATGATAAGTCTGGACATTGA
- the LOC139126889 gene encoding uncharacterized protein: MSQYLSDAPQEELEEECSAEEEVSLGRVPSTTVHLDHTVLQDCHNIANESRNDGNVVLRDCKDGNVVLRDCKDGNVVLRDCKDGNVVLRDCKDGNVVLRDCKDGNVVLRDCKDGNVVLRDCKDGNLVLRDCKDGNVVLRDCKDGNVVLRDCKDGNVVLRDCKDGNVVLRDCKDGNVVLQDCKDMANESGNVVLRDCKDMANECANVVLQDCNDMANESGNVVLRDSNDMASESGNVVLRDSNDMANESGNVVLRDSNDMANESGNVSFGTLMTWQMKPEMQCFVTLMTWKMTICFCRIEEREYLLYI; the protein is encoded by the exons ATGTCTCAATATCTTTCAGATGCCCCGCAAGAAGAATTGGAAGAGGAGTGCAGTGCTGAAGAAGAGGTGAGTTTGGGTCGTGTCCCATCAACCACTGTGCATTTGGACCATACAGTCCTTCAGGACTGTCATAATATTGCAAATGAATCTAGAAATGATGGAAATGTAGTCCTTCGGGACTGTAAAGATGGAAATGTAGTCCTTCGGGACTGTAAAGATGGAAATGTAGTCCTTCGGGACTGTAAAGATGGAAATGTAGTCCTTCGGGACTGTAAAGATGGAAATGTAGTCCTTCGGGACTGTAAAGATGGAAATGTTGTCCTTCGGGACTGTAAAGATGGAAATGTAGTCCTTCGGGACTGTAAAGATGGAAATTTAGTCCTTCGGGACTGTAAAGATGGAAATGTAGTCCTTCGGGACTGTAAAGATGGAAATGTAGTCCTTCGGGACTGTAAAGATGGAAATGTTGTCCTTCGGGACTGTAAAGATGGAAATGTAGTCCTTCGGGACTGTAAAGATGGAAATGTAGTCCTTCAGGACTGTAAAGACATGGCAAATGAATCTGGAAATGTAGTCCTTAGGGACTGTAAAGACATGGCAAATGAATGTGCAAATGTGGTCCTTCAGGACTGTAATGACATGGCAAATGAATCTGGAAATGTAGTCCTTCGGGACTCCAATGACATGGCAAGTGAATCTGGAAATGTGGTCCTTCGGGACTCCAATGACATGGCAAATGAATCTGGAAATGTAGTCCTTCGGGACTCCAATGACATGGCAAATGAATCTGGAAATGTGTCCTTCGGGACTCTGATGACATGGCAAATGAAACCCGAAATGCAGTGCTTCGTGACTCTAATGACATGGAAAATGACAAT CTGTTTTTGCCGTATTGAAGAAAGAGAATATCTTCTATACATTTGA